In Treponema denticola, one genomic interval encodes:
- a CDS encoding IMP dehydrogenase: MAFFYDEPSHTFSEYLLIPRLSGIEHVPQAVSLKTPLTKYKNGKKPKISLNIPLVSSIMQSVSDHNMAIALAREGGLSFIFGSQSIESEAKMVLRVKNYRAGFVESDSNLTPEHHLRDVLDLKDRTDHTTVAVTHDGTGHGKLLGVVTGRDYRIGHTDLDTKVKEFMTPIERLHVAEEGISLKKAQDIIWEYKLNSLPILDKKGCLVAFVFRKDYESNTENPLELLDEKKRYMVGAGINTRDYEERVPALVEAGADVLCIDSSDGFSDWQKQTIQFVKEKYGESIPVGAGNVVDADGFNFLADAGADFIKVGIGGGSICITRETKGIGRGQATAVIEVAKARDEYFKKKGVYIPICSDGGIVFDYHITLALAMGSDFCMLGRYFARFDESPTNKVLINGNYMKEYWGEGSARARNWQRYDSGGEKKLSFEEGVDSYVPYAGKLHDNVSVTLNKIRSTMCNCGVLSIPEFQRDAKITLVSSASIIEGGPHDVVLKDMSHSSGSNY; this comes from the coding sequence ATGGCTTTTTTTTATGATGAACCTTCGCATACATTCAGTGAATATTTATTGATCCCGCGTCTTTCGGGAATTGAACACGTTCCTCAGGCGGTTTCCCTTAAAACGCCTTTAACAAAATATAAAAACGGCAAAAAGCCTAAAATCAGTTTAAACATTCCTTTAGTTTCTTCGATAATGCAGTCTGTTTCGGATCATAATATGGCTATAGCTTTAGCACGTGAAGGAGGGCTTTCTTTTATATTCGGCTCTCAATCTATTGAAAGTGAAGCTAAAATGGTTTTAAGAGTTAAAAACTATAGGGCAGGTTTTGTAGAAAGCGATTCAAACCTCACGCCTGAGCATCATTTAAGAGATGTTTTAGATTTAAAGGACAGGACAGACCATACTACCGTTGCCGTAACCCATGACGGAACCGGACATGGAAAACTCTTAGGTGTAGTTACAGGCAGGGATTACCGCATAGGGCATACGGATTTAGATACAAAGGTAAAAGAATTTATGACCCCTATCGAACGCCTTCATGTTGCCGAAGAAGGCATAAGCCTAAAAAAAGCTCAAGACATTATTTGGGAGTATAAACTAAATTCTCTACCCATTTTGGATAAAAAAGGATGCCTCGTAGCCTTTGTTTTTAGAAAAGATTATGAAAGCAATACGGAAAACCCGCTCGAACTTCTTGACGAAAAAAAACGGTACATGGTAGGAGCAGGTATAAATACAAGGGACTATGAAGAGCGAGTTCCTGCCCTTGTAGAAGCCGGAGCAGATGTACTTTGTATCGATTCTTCGGACGGATTTAGCGATTGGCAAAAACAAACAATTCAATTTGTAAAAGAAAAATACGGAGAGTCTATTCCTGTAGGAGCAGGAAATGTTGTCGATGCAGACGGATTTAACTTTTTAGCAGATGCCGGAGCCGACTTTATAAAGGTAGGAATAGGGGGCGGTTCAATCTGCATTACCCGTGAGACAAAGGGAATAGGAAGAGGTCAGGCCACTGCCGTAATAGAGGTTGCTAAAGCCCGAGACGAATATTTTAAAAAGAAGGGCGTCTATATTCCTATCTGCTCGGACGGCGGAATTGTCTTTGATTATCACATAACGCTGGCTTTGGCTATGGGAAGCGACTTCTGTATGTTAGGACGCTATTTTGCGCGCTTTGATGAAAGCCCTACAAACAAGGTATTAATTAACGGCAACTATATGAAAGAGTACTGGGGAGAAGGCTCTGCGAGAGCTAGAAACTGGCAGCGATACGATTCGGGCGGGGAGAAAAAACTTTCATTTGAAGAAGGTGTAGACTCCTATGTGCCATATGCAGGAAAACTCCATGACAATGTCTCAGTAACCCTAAACAAGATACGCTCCACCATGTGTAATTGCGGAGTTTTAAGCATTCCGGAATTCCAGCGTGATGCAAAAATTACCTTGGTTTCTTCCGCAAGTATTATAGAAGGAGGGCCTCATGATGTCGTCCTAAAAGACATGAGTCACTCCTCAGGTTCCAATTATTAA
- a CDS encoding bifunctional aspartate carbamoyltransferase catalytic subunit/aspartate carbamoyltransferase regulatory subunit, producing MANKFMGRSLTVIDDLSIDERKYLFDKTKRLKKAIQEDDQKVMDEFRINDKDFGIYEVFLEPSTRTKESFRNAAKFHQVKLSDLAVESSSFNKGESYADTFNTLAGYQNSIFIVRSKVEGVCRWLEDEAQAFYQRNNLKRKPAFINAGDGRHEHPTQELLDEFTFIEDNNWSFDKIHIALVGDLYHGRTVHSKADGLKIFKSVKVDLIAPAELAMPEYYKVRMQENGFTVREFSSIEEYLGQSDVALIWYFTRPQLERMGEQVLKKQDELRRSITFRKEFIEKLPKNTRFYHPLPRHRVHPTIPTFLDTTSLNGWERQSINGMYVRMVLLSMIAGKIGDDYKGPEPKSCERAADEDYIVEVPINNSKESKVETFSEGVRPIQNGIVIDHICRGEKPSVIRHHMSKIINVMGLEEGKGGEWVSTSTKDKGTFKGIIFRPGEYKFSRADLKRLSAVASSCTLNLIKDGKIQSKYRTHLPPRIYNFEDLICKNEACVSHPAQSEGVPAIFYRTIDNRYACQYCGTIHTFKEIWGEKKN from the coding sequence ATGGCAAACAAATTTATGGGCCGTTCATTGACGGTTATCGACGATTTATCAATCGATGAAAGAAAATACCTTTTTGACAAGACAAAGCGCTTAAAAAAAGCCATTCAAGAAGATGATCAAAAGGTTATGGATGAATTTAGAATTAACGACAAAGATTTCGGTATTTATGAGGTTTTTTTGGAACCCAGTACCCGCACAAAAGAATCGTTTAGGAATGCAGCCAAATTTCATCAAGTAAAATTAAGCGATTTAGCTGTTGAATCTTCTTCTTTTAACAAGGGAGAAAGCTATGCCGACACATTTAATACTCTTGCAGGCTATCAAAACAGCATTTTTATTGTACGCAGCAAGGTTGAAGGAGTCTGCCGCTGGCTTGAGGACGAGGCTCAGGCATTTTATCAAAGAAACAATTTAAAGAGAAAACCGGCCTTTATAAATGCCGGAGACGGGAGGCATGAGCATCCTACTCAAGAGCTTCTTGATGAATTTACTTTTATCGAAGATAATAACTGGTCATTCGACAAGATTCACATAGCCTTAGTAGGCGACTTGTACCACGGAAGAACTGTACACTCAAAGGCCGATGGTCTTAAAATTTTTAAGTCTGTAAAGGTTGACCTTATAGCTCCTGCCGAACTTGCTATGCCTGAATATTACAAGGTCAGGATGCAGGAAAACGGCTTTACCGTAAGGGAATTTTCTTCGATAGAGGAATATCTGGGACAGTCCGATGTAGCGCTTATTTGGTACTTTACCCGCCCCCAGCTTGAAAGAATGGGCGAGCAGGTTTTAAAAAAGCAAGACGAGCTCCGCCGCTCCATAACTTTCCGAAAAGAATTTATCGAAAAACTTCCTAAAAATACCCGCTTCTATCATCCTCTTCCAAGACACCGCGTACATCCGACGATTCCTACTTTTTTAGATACAACCTCTCTTAACGGCTGGGAAAGACAATCCATAAACGGAATGTACGTAAGAATGGTTCTTCTTTCGATGATTGCAGGTAAAATAGGTGATGACTATAAGGGGCCTGAACCTAAATCTTGTGAACGTGCCGCAGATGAAGACTACATAGTTGAAGTTCCCATAAATAATTCCAAAGAAAGCAAGGTTGAAACCTTTTCCGAAGGCGTCCGGCCCATACAAAACGGAATAGTTATTGACCATATTTGCCGAGGAGAGAAGCCCTCAGTAATAAGACATCACATGTCCAAGATTATAAATGTTATGGGACTTGAAGAAGGTAAGGGCGGTGAATGGGTGTCAACTTCTACAAAAGATAAGGGAACTTTTAAAGGTATAATTTTCCGACCGGGAGAGTATAAGTTTTCGAGGGCAGACTTAAAGAGGCTGTCTGCCGTTGCTTCGAGCTGTACCCTCAACCTAATAAAAGACGGAAAAATTCAGTCAAAGTACCGTACTCACCTTCCGCCTCGAATTTATAATTTTGAAGATCTGATTTGTAAGAACGAGGCTTGTGTTTCGCATCCGGCGCAATCGGAAGGCGTTCCCGCCATTTTTTACCGCACAATCGACAATCGCTATGCTTGCCAATATTGCGGTACCATTCATACATTTAAAGAAATCTGGGGCGAAAAAAAGAACTAG
- a CDS encoding EAL domain-containing protein — MRLKQKIILSNAIVFNALIIIAVLINFFYAANIFSINLDGKNRLRADLIAMEIDEWLIQKTTVIEKSIETLTYMDLTDYESCTSFLVNLNQTDPETDYAVFYENGVFANGQNWKPSPSYNPRERPWYREAKKTTETIITEPYISISSRPDSIVFSVLKQFTTKNGIKGVFLGEIKINELLSLIQKLKSNEGSYSFLIDADCCILSHPNEQYILSLNKTTKLFQIEGGSLFTDYLNKLNLDREYHAPLPEIKDYDGQKRFFYFAQSKLSNWTVGFAIPASDLYGPINGLKIRGILFVLILTVFVNLLSFIIARRVANPIEKITSRLEKAAKNNELIKFDFLDKQSHELNRIAKSFNAVIKNSKTPSNKDISFSKNTATLTQKVEKIILEMNENDKIYLLYLDIDKFKMINQLWGYYAGNALIEHVHSVVLSYIKSINMPEDSFIHVMGDEFAIFYMGSEEQVRNFAQEIINKIANGPFIWSEKKLTVCISVGIVNIPKGTQSSQDILSSAYDACALAFKNGGNCYQLLPFSSVSGFSRGNISFWLNTIQKALKENRFVLYAQAIMPLNDLLSHTKYEILVRLKSDDDHIIEPDVFIPIAERYNLIYEIDKWVIKNAFAFFADAVKKGIIDDTVIFSINISADSFFSNDLIEFITENRKAFNIQPHNFCFEITESCAVRNLEANSKLVTELRKQGFSFALDDFGKGFSYFPYLKTLPIDYVKIDGSFIKSIDKDYVDFSMVKAMRDMCHHLGLYTIGEYAENEKIVSILKDIGIDYGQGYAFQKPVPIAEAIKLQNNRNGI; from the coding sequence GTGCGCTTAAAACAAAAGATTATTCTCTCAAATGCAATAGTTTTTAATGCTTTAATAATTATAGCTGTTCTTATTAACTTTTTTTACGCAGCTAATATTTTTAGTATAAACCTGGACGGTAAAAACAGGCTAAGGGCGGATCTTATCGCGATGGAGATAGATGAGTGGCTTATTCAAAAAACTACAGTCATCGAGAAGTCTATAGAAACTCTTACTTATATGGATCTAACCGATTATGAATCATGTACCAGTTTTTTAGTAAACCTCAATCAAACCGATCCTGAAACAGACTATGCAGTATTTTATGAAAACGGAGTCTTTGCAAACGGACAAAACTGGAAGCCTTCGCCTTCTTATAACCCAAGAGAAAGGCCATGGTACAGAGAGGCAAAGAAAACAACCGAGACTATAATAACAGAGCCTTATATAAGCATAAGCTCAAGACCGGATTCAATAGTTTTTTCAGTTTTAAAGCAGTTTACTACCAAAAACGGCATCAAAGGAGTTTTCTTAGGAGAAATCAAGATAAATGAATTGCTATCCCTGATACAAAAACTTAAAAGTAATGAAGGCTCTTATTCTTTTTTGATTGATGCCGACTGCTGCATATTGTCTCACCCAAATGAACAGTATATATTAAGTTTAAACAAAACTACAAAACTGTTCCAGATAGAAGGAGGTTCCCTTTTTACCGACTATCTAAATAAATTGAATTTGGATAGAGAGTACCATGCCCCATTGCCTGAGATAAAAGATTATGACGGGCAGAAACGCTTTTTCTATTTTGCACAATCTAAATTATCAAACTGGACAGTAGGTTTTGCAATACCGGCTTCAGACCTGTACGGCCCAATAAACGGACTAAAAATTAGAGGAATTTTGTTTGTACTGATTCTTACCGTTTTTGTAAATCTTCTTTCATTTATAATAGCAAGAAGGGTTGCGAATCCTATTGAAAAAATTACAAGCAGACTGGAAAAGGCTGCAAAAAATAATGAACTCATTAAATTCGATTTTTTGGATAAACAGAGCCATGAGCTTAACAGAATTGCTAAAAGTTTTAATGCTGTAATAAAAAACTCTAAAACACCTTCAAATAAGGATATAAGTTTTAGCAAAAATACTGCTACTTTGACTCAAAAAGTGGAAAAGATCATTCTTGAAATGAATGAAAACGATAAAATATATCTTTTATATCTGGATATAGATAAGTTTAAGATGATCAATCAGCTTTGGGGATACTATGCAGGCAATGCTCTTATAGAACATGTTCACTCTGTAGTATTGAGCTACATAAAATCTATAAATATGCCTGAAGATTCCTTTATCCATGTTATGGGAGACGAGTTTGCAATCTTTTATATGGGTTCTGAAGAGCAGGTACGCAATTTTGCACAAGAAATTATAAATAAAATTGCCAATGGTCCCTTTATTTGGAGCGAAAAAAAATTAACCGTTTGTATAAGCGTGGGTATTGTAAATATACCCAAAGGCACACAAAGTTCTCAAGATATACTTTCAAGTGCATATGATGCATGTGCTTTAGCCTTTAAAAACGGCGGAAATTGTTATCAGTTATTACCATTTTCCAGCGTCAGCGGTTTTTCACGAGGAAATATTTCATTTTGGCTAAATACAATTCAAAAGGCCTTAAAAGAAAACCGTTTTGTACTATACGCCCAAGCAATTATGCCCCTAAATGATCTTTTATCTCATACTAAGTATGAAATTCTGGTAAGACTTAAAAGCGATGATGATCATATCATAGAACCGGATGTCTTTATTCCTATCGCTGAAAGATACAATCTTATATATGAAATCGATAAATGGGTAATCAAAAACGCTTTTGCTTTTTTTGCCGATGCCGTAAAAAAAGGTATTATTGATGATACTGTCATATTTTCAATTAATATTTCGGCCGATTCTTTTTTTTCAAATGACCTTATAGAATTTATAACTGAAAACCGTAAAGCATTCAATATTCAGCCTCATAACTTTTGTTTTGAAATAACCGAAAGCTGTGCCGTCCGTAACCTTGAAGCAAATTCAAAATTAGTTACGGAATTAAGAAAGCAAGGATTTTCATTTGCCCTAGATGACTTTGGAAAAGGGTTTTCTTACTTTCCATATTTAAAAACCTTACCCATAGACTATGTAAAAATAGACGGCTCTTTTATAAAGTCAATAGATAAAGATTATGTAGATTTTTCAATGGTAAAGGCTATGAGAGATATGTGCCACCATCTAGGTCTTTACACAATAGGTGAATATGCCGAAAACGAAAAAATCGTTTCAATTTTAAAAGATATAGGAATTGATTATGGGCAAGGCTATGCCTTCCAAAAACCTGTTCCCATTGCAGAAGCTATAAAGCTTCAAAACAATAGGAACGGAATATAG
- a CDS encoding helix-turn-helix domain-containing protein, translating to MSYDYASVLAKNIKRIRHKLEMSQMELALRADVSIAFINAIENKQKWVSATTLSKITDALNTSPYELFVTDDMDKKDLKVMAGRHYELIADLNAIVKKYAQD from the coding sequence ATGAGTTATGATTATGCATCTGTTTTAGCTAAAAATATAAAACGAATTCGGCATAAGCTGGAAATGTCACAGATGGAACTGGCTTTGAGGGCAGATGTTTCTATCGCCTTTATCAATGCAATAGAAAATAAACAAAAGTGGGTTTCAGCAACAACTCTTTCGAAAATTACGGATGCTTTGAACACCTCACCTTATGAACTTTTTGTCACAGATGATATGGATAAAAAAGACTTAAAGGTAATGGCGGGCCGTCATTATGAGTTGATAGCCGATTTAAATGCTATTGTCAAAAAATATGCCCAAGATTGA
- the dgcA gene encoding diguanylate cyclase DgcA, translating to MKLNPKEKLLKKTLNADNSKKYSDKIFYQEKEIFDLKQLLEISKSLNSVLEFDRLIEAILYIVMAQLKTFGAAIFTKKSFTDNVFVLNRDHYGFDIPRDISYSIEMGHPLINFLEKEESGASTEEISQNIKRDKVTEAVFNLKPSFFVPLKAKTKMIGFLLLGEQMEKGHQFTDYEKNLIANIASLAAIAINNALLLEMTTTDIMTHLKLKHYFFTILMDRLDIINSSGKKDENLSILMMDIDFFKQINDTYGHAAGDTVLEEIAGIIKSCTRKSDTAARYGGEEFVLMLSNTPYKTAMNVAERIRKLVESKVVVYDNNELKVTISIGISSYNFDLESAKSLVDRADKALYESKQNGRNRITLSKNNLPKS from the coding sequence ATGAAACTAAACCCAAAAGAAAAATTATTAAAAAAAACATTAAACGCTGACAATTCGAAAAAATACTCTGACAAAATTTTTTATCAAGAAAAAGAGATTTTTGATTTAAAACAGCTATTGGAAATTTCAAAAAGCTTAAATTCCGTATTGGAATTTGACCGTTTGATTGAAGCAATCCTATATATTGTGATGGCTCAGTTAAAAACTTTCGGCGCTGCAATTTTTACAAAAAAATCTTTTACCGATAACGTATTTGTTCTAAATAGAGACCACTACGGCTTTGATATACCCCGTGATATTTCATATTCAATTGAAATGGGGCATCCTCTTATAAATTTCCTAGAAAAAGAAGAATCGGGCGCTTCTACTGAAGAGATAAGCCAAAATATTAAGCGGGATAAGGTAACTGAAGCTGTTTTTAACCTTAAACCCTCATTTTTTGTTCCTTTAAAGGCTAAGACTAAGATGATAGGATTTTTACTTTTGGGTGAACAAATGGAAAAGGGGCATCAATTTACCGATTATGAAAAAAATTTGATAGCGAATATAGCGTCTTTGGCGGCTATAGCCATTAATAATGCTCTGCTTTTGGAGATGACAACCACAGATATAATGACCCATTTAAAATTGAAGCATTACTTTTTTACGATTTTAATGGATCGATTGGATATTATTAACTCTTCAGGAAAAAAAGATGAAAACCTGTCGATTTTAATGATGGATATCGATTTTTTTAAGCAAATCAATGACACTTATGGACATGCTGCAGGAGATACCGTCTTGGAAGAAATTGCCGGTATTATAAAAAGCTGTACCCGGAAGTCAGATACTGCGGCAAGGTACGGCGGTGAAGAGTTTGTTTTGATGTTAAGCAATACTCCATATAAAACCGCAATGAATGTTGCCGAAAGGATAAGAAAGCTGGTTGAGTCTAAAGTTGTTGTATATGATAATAATGAGCTGAAAGTTACAATTTCTATAGGTATTTCAAGCTATAATTTTGATCTTGAATCGGCTAAATCCCTTGTCGATAGAGCCGATAAAGCCTTATATGAGTCCAAGCAAAACGGGCGTAATCGTATAACATTATCTAAAAATAACTTGCCTAAATCTTAA
- a CDS encoding rhomboid family intramembrane serine protease: MKFLRTPFKYTYKNAVLAMAIINVIVFILTSLFRTLNVYLGLVPFLVLNSNAYWQIFTYQFVHGDFFHLIFNMLALFFFGVPIERKIGTKEFVLYYLLIGTICGALSFIVYTLTGFYYITLMGASGAIFGILLLYAVMYPDSIIYLWAVVPVPAPLLILGYAVIELISIFSIGDGIAHLTHFIGLFAGWCYIRIRFGIKPLKIWNSKRG; the protein is encoded by the coding sequence ATGAAATTTTTACGGACTCCTTTTAAATATACATATAAGAATGCAGTGCTCGCGATGGCTATTATAAATGTAATAGTTTTTATCCTTACAAGCCTTTTTCGGACTTTAAATGTATATTTAGGTCTTGTTCCATTTCTTGTATTAAATTCCAACGCTTATTGGCAAATTTTTACCTATCAATTTGTTCATGGAGATTTTTTCCATTTGATTTTTAATATGCTCGCTCTCTTTTTTTTCGGAGTACCTATAGAGCGTAAAATCGGAACAAAAGAATTCGTGCTTTATTATCTTTTGATAGGGACAATTTGCGGTGCTTTAAGTTTTATTGTATACACTCTAACAGGATTTTATTATATAACACTTATGGGGGCATCCGGGGCTATTTTCGGTATTTTGCTTCTATATGCGGTAATGTATCCAGATTCAATAATATATCTTTGGGCAGTCGTTCCCGTACCGGCCCCTCTTTTAATCTTAGGTTATGCCGTAATCGAGCTTATAAGTATTTTTTCAATCGGAGACGGTATAGCTCATTTAACTCATTTTATAGGCCTTTTTGCAGGATGGTGCTATATAAGAATACGTTTCGGTATCAAACCTCTTAAAATTTGGAACTCAAAAAGAGGCTAA
- a CDS encoding tRNA-dihydrouridine synthase family protein yields the protein MNLISAPMAAITHSGWRRLIAEFYEPDEYFSEMIHAPSAVSGGGFEKWYFRANPSPEKLVWQITSPDEEAAADCVPILLQYGGFGIDLNMGCCAPQIVNTGAGFAWMKKPVLEAASLVNRVKKAVLLYDEQKAGPQTEPIRLSVKLRLGEDENYDRLLSFCKMLVLEGVDLITLHPRTQKQKYSRPCKHEYTARLASDLSVPVYGNGDINSLETLEKVSSKYPCSGWMIGRAAVQKPWIFYEPSKGVLKNGTSEDKEEKNEIDLLKTAALFLEFLREEQPEEFYITRAQRFFAFFCDNFTFAHHIKTKVLNCKRLEDMIFSLKLYFEEVPEDRIIKI from the coding sequence ATGAATTTAATATCGGCTCCTATGGCGGCTATTACTCACTCCGGATGGCGGAGGCTGATTGCTGAGTTTTACGAACCTGATGAGTATTTTTCAGAGATGATCCATGCCCCCTCGGCTGTCTCAGGCGGAGGCTTTGAAAAGTGGTATTTTAGAGCAAATCCATCGCCTGAAAAACTTGTTTGGCAGATTACAAGCCCTGATGAGGAGGCCGCTGCCGATTGTGTTCCTATATTGCTTCAATACGGAGGTTTCGGTATTGACCTAAATATGGGCTGCTGTGCTCCGCAAATTGTAAATACAGGAGCAGGCTTTGCATGGATGAAAAAGCCTGTTTTAGAAGCCGCTTCCTTAGTAAACAGGGTAAAAAAAGCAGTCCTTCTATATGATGAGCAAAAAGCAGGGCCGCAAACGGAGCCTATCCGCCTTAGTGTAAAACTAAGATTGGGAGAAGACGAAAACTATGATAGGCTTTTGTCCTTTTGCAAAATGCTTGTTTTGGAAGGAGTAGACCTAATTACCCTCCACCCCCGTACCCAAAAGCAAAAATACTCACGCCCCTGTAAACACGAGTACACAGCCCGACTTGCCTCCGATTTAAGTGTTCCTGTTTACGGTAACGGAGATATAAATTCCCTTGAAACCTTAGAAAAAGTTAGCTCAAAATATCCATGTTCCGGCTGGATGATAGGACGGGCTGCAGTGCAAAAACCTTGGATTTTTTATGAACCTTCAAAAGGTGTTTTAAAAAACGGAACCTCCGAAGATAAGGAAGAAAAAAACGAAATAGATTTATTAAAAACAGCTGCTCTGTTTCTTGAATTTTTAAGAGAGGAACAGCCTGAAGAATTTTATATTACGAGGGCTCAGCGTTTTTTTGCCTTCTTTTGTGATAATTTTACATTTGCTCATCACATAAAAACAAAGGTGCTTAACTGTAAAAGGCTTGAAGATATGATTTTTAGCCTAAAGCTCTATTTTGAAGAAGTTCCTGAGGATAGAATAATAAAGATTTAA
- a CDS encoding sulfite exporter TauE/SafE family protein produces MSISIAAMIFLCFCVFLAGFVDSAAGGGGLISIPAYFFVGLPAHTAIGCNKFSAACGTTFSAFRFFKHGALEWRIALVSAAFSFIFSYLGMKIALGIDQVFLKKAMILILPAIAVILLLKRNFGNENKSQEILKKKAFALAALIGACVGFYDGLIGPGTGTIAIIAYSAWMKYDLKTASGNAKLLNLASNYASLTAVLLNNKVIFSIALPAAAFGIIGNYLGSGFALKKGAAFIRPLMIAVIILLFAKLFYDVFGEMILGLF; encoded by the coding sequence ATGAGTATATCCATAGCGGCTATGATTTTTTTGTGCTTTTGTGTTTTTCTTGCAGGTTTTGTAGATTCGGCTGCCGGAGGCGGCGGTCTTATTTCTATTCCGGCCTATTTTTTTGTAGGGCTTCCGGCTCATACGGCTATAGGCTGCAATAAATTTTCGGCAGCATGCGGGACAACTTTTTCGGCCTTTCGGTTTTTTAAACATGGAGCTCTTGAGTGGCGTATAGCCTTAGTTTCTGCTGCGTTTTCTTTTATTTTTTCCTATCTGGGAATGAAAATTGCCTTAGGAATAGACCAAGTTTTTCTAAAAAAAGCTATGATTTTAATACTTCCGGCAATAGCTGTTATTCTTTTATTAAAACGGAACTTCGGCAATGAAAATAAATCACAGGAAATCCTTAAAAAAAAGGCTTTTGCTTTGGCTGCCTTGATAGGTGCTTGTGTAGGTTTTTATGACGGGCTTATAGGGCCGGGAACAGGTACGATTGCAATTATCGCCTATTCTGCATGGATGAAGTATGATTTAAAAACGGCATCGGGAAATGCTAAACTCTTAAACCTCGCTTCAAACTATGCTTCGTTGACAGCGGTTCTACTGAATAATAAGGTGATTTTTTCAATTGCTTTACCTGCGGCTGCTTTCGGTATTATCGGGAATTACTTAGGTTCCGGATTTGCATTAAAGAAAGGAGCAGCATTTATCAGGCCTCTTATGATTGCGGTTATAATTTTACTGTTTGCAAAATTATTTTATGATGTATTCGGAGAAATGATCTTAGGGCTATTTTAA
- a CDS encoding adenosine deaminase — MRDFDYYKKQPKSDTHNHLNLSMNYSDYKKWAGFEIPNFPRKMNGLDEMHEIIGQYTRPACTTAQDVIDLIEMSIKTAIEDNIVYIEGSVDIGFIKQFNEDLEAFLSAVENIVKKYKNKIKIIPELGISKTIDQSFLKQWVEPMISSKIFKNIDLYGPEVSEGIEQCVYIFKLAEKYGLKKKAHVGEFSDAASVKYFVEMFDLDEVQHGIGAAQNDKVLQFLADRKIRCNVCPQSNIMLGAAKDLKSHPLRKMMDAGVLISIGTDDILFFGKTNSEQFYDLVKENIITEKEADKLMAIR, encoded by the coding sequence ATGAGAGACTTTGATTACTATAAGAAACAACCCAAATCTGATACTCATAATCATCTGAATTTAAGTATGAATTATTCCGATTATAAAAAATGGGCAGGTTTTGAAATTCCCAATTTTCCCCGCAAGATGAACGGTCTTGATGAGATGCATGAAATAATCGGACAATATACTCGTCCTGCATGTACCACAGCACAGGATGTTATAGACCTAATCGAGATGTCCATAAAAACTGCAATTGAAGATAATATTGTATACATTGAAGGCTCTGTAGATATAGGCTTCATCAAGCAATTTAATGAAGACCTAGAGGCTTTTTTGTCAGCCGTAGAAAATATTGTAAAAAAATATAAAAATAAAATCAAAATAATACCTGAATTAGGAATATCAAAGACTATAGATCAAAGTTTTTTAAAACAATGGGTAGAACCCATGATATCATCAAAAATTTTTAAAAATATAGACCTTTACGGGCCTGAAGTTTCCGAGGGTATTGAACAGTGCGTATATATCTTTAAATTAGCCGAAAAATACGGCTTAAAGAAAAAAGCTCATGTCGGCGAATTCTCGGATGCGGCTTCAGTCAAGTATTTTGTTGAAATGTTTGATTTAGACGAAGTTCAGCACGGCATAGGGGCGGCTCAAAACGATAAGGTGCTGCAATTTTTAGCCGATAGAAAGATACGATGCAATGTTTGTCCGCAAAGCAATATCATGCTGGGGGCAGCCAAAGACCTAAAATCCCATCCGTTACGTAAAATGATGGATGCAGGAGTTCTTATAAGCATAGGAACCGACGATATTCTCTTTTTTGGAAAGACAAACAGCGAGCAGTTTTATGACCTTGTAAAGGAAAACATAATAACCGAAAAAGAAGCCGATAAGCTGATGGCAATTAGATAA